A window of Pusillimonas sp. T7-7 contains these coding sequences:
- a CDS encoding transposase: MLFYFGLQALYFAKQQLNGFLVMKHLKAKRAKQLLPKFLALIRQFEQSPARALAATLTSWLEPIVRMWRFTKSNGITEGFHTKMEMLSRRAYGFRNFENYRMRVLAQCGWNGVINRV; the protein is encoded by the coding sequence GTGCTTTTCTACTTTGGATTGCAGGCGCTTTACTTTGCCAAGCAGCAGTTGAATGGGTTTCTGGTCATGAAGCACTTGAAGGCCAAGCGGGCCAAACAGCTGTTGCCCAAGTTCCTGGCCTTGATTCGTCAGTTTGAGCAAAGCCCAGCCAGGGCGCTGGCCGCGACATTAACATCGTGGCTCGAGCCCATCGTACGTATGTGGCGATTCACCAAGTCCAATGGGATCACCGAAGGATTCCATACAAAGATGGAGATGCTCTCACGCCGAGCGTATGGGTTCAGGAATTTTGAGAATTACCGCATGAGAGTCTTGGCTCAATGCGGTTGGAATGGTGTAATTAACCGAGTGTAG
- a CDS encoding transporter substrate-binding domain-containing protein yields the protein MPALNTIIRRRIRYGTLCFAKARTFLGCFVLAFLTIYPVSTFAQAQSLVVGVLASPPFVIENNGKFTGLAIDLWEELASENEWQSGYRKYETFRELLDATESGHVDLAMTNITITQQRALKVDFTQPWFDGGMRLMVSTEQGTGFRGVLKGLAQAGFITAYAWIALVIVLTTALLTLFDRRFDTSFPARWRDGVAESFYTVMSVVTSGRPPSRKNLFGWIGRIWQALWLVCGIAVLAFVTSSVTSVMTTLSLSNQISSVNDLDGRPVGVLIGTVEEDYAHEQGLSVRSYSGLANATAALLDGEVTAIIADAPVLEYYAHTNPDVPVSVVGRLFERDKYGFALPRHSPLTRDVTLAVLGAVDAGRIEELEARYFGVTE from the coding sequence ATGCCAGCACTCAATACGATTATTCGCCGACGTATCAGATATGGCACGTTATGCTTTGCAAAGGCAAGAACGTTTCTGGGATGTTTCGTATTAGCGTTTCTGACGATCTACCCCGTTAGCACCTTTGCCCAAGCTCAGTCCCTTGTCGTAGGCGTACTGGCCTCACCCCCCTTTGTGATAGAGAACAATGGAAAGTTTACCGGCTTGGCAATTGATCTTTGGGAAGAGTTAGCATCAGAGAACGAATGGCAGTCCGGATACCGAAAGTACGAAACCTTTCGTGAACTGCTCGATGCAACTGAGTCGGGGCATGTTGACCTGGCGATGACAAACATTACCATTACTCAACAGCGTGCCCTGAAGGTAGACTTTACACAGCCTTGGTTCGATGGCGGAATGCGGCTCATGGTCAGTACAGAGCAGGGAACCGGGTTCCGCGGCGTTCTTAAGGGGCTTGCTCAAGCGGGCTTCATTACTGCTTACGCCTGGATAGCGCTTGTTATTGTCCTCACCACCGCTCTTCTTACCCTATTCGATCGCCGATTTGACACGTCATTTCCGGCGCGCTGGCGGGATGGCGTTGCAGAAAGCTTTTATACCGTCATGTCGGTCGTCACCTCTGGGCGGCCACCGTCCAGAAAAAATCTGTTTGGCTGGATCGGCCGCATTTGGCAAGCGCTCTGGCTGGTCTGCGGCATTGCTGTTCTAGCTTTTGTTACCTCTTCCGTCACTAGCGTGATGACCACGCTGTCTCTTTCCAATCAGATCAGTAGTGTGAACGACCTGGACGGCCGCCCCGTCGGCGTGCTCATCGGAACGGTAGAGGAAGACTATGCCCATGAGCAAGGTCTTTCCGTGCGTAGCTATTCTGGCCTGGCTAATGCCACCGCCGCGCTGCTGGATGGTGAGGTTACGGCCATCATCGCAGACGCGCCGGTGCTTGAGTATTATGCTCACACTAATCCCGACGTGCCCGTTAGCGTGGTTGGAAGACTTTTCGAGCGTGACAAATATGGGTTTGCTCTACCTCGCCATAGCCCCTTAACTCGAGATGTGACACTTGCAGTGCTGGGAGCTGTTGACGCTGGCCGAATCGAAGAGCTAGAGGCTAGGTATTTCGGGGTAACCGAATGA
- the rhuM gene encoding RhuM family protein — protein sequence MTEQQIQIFTSQDGKAQLEVALDQDTVWLSQTQMATLFDTSTDNISLHLKNIYQEAELSESATTEESSVVRQEGKRNVRRQIKHYNLDAIVSVGYRVSSKRATQFRQWATHVLKDHLVQGYSVNQRRLVERGVEFEQAVNLLRRTLTNQGLMSAEGEAVAKVISDYARSWSLLQGYDEQALGEIALNQSDMHPLNLNEALPAIAELKQTLIAKGEATELFGLVRGNGLTSALSTIEQGFGDELFYPNVASRAAHLLYFLIKNHALADGNKRCGSFLFLWYLRRNQHLLARPVEQLINDNTLVALALLVAESLPGQKTLMIRLIEHFILLKEPRRDKNSVNQSSTA from the coding sequence ATGACTGAACAACAGATTCAAATATTTACTAGTCAGGACGGCAAGGCTCAGCTAGAGGTAGCGCTGGATCAAGATACCGTCTGGCTGAGTCAGACTCAAATGGCCACGTTGTTTGATACCTCGACGGATAATATCAGTCTGCACCTGAAGAATATCTATCAGGAGGCGGAGCTGAGTGAATCGGCAACTACCGAGGAATCCTCGGTAGTTCGCCAGGAAGGCAAACGCAATGTCCGCCGACAGATCAAGCACTACAACCTAGACGCCATTGTTTCGGTTGGCTACCGAGTCAGTTCGAAACGAGCAACTCAATTTCGCCAGTGGGCCACCCATGTGCTCAAGGACCACCTGGTACAGGGCTATAGCGTGAATCAGCGTCGGTTGGTCGAGCGTGGCGTTGAGTTTGAGCAGGCAGTTAACTTGCTCCGTCGTACGCTCACTAATCAAGGATTGATGTCCGCTGAAGGTGAGGCGGTGGCCAAGGTCATCAGCGACTATGCACGCTCCTGGAGTTTGCTGCAGGGCTACGACGAGCAAGCGCTTGGAGAAATCGCCCTCAATCAGTCGGACATGCACCCGTTGAATTTGAACGAGGCGTTGCCCGCCATTGCCGAATTAAAGCAAACATTGATCGCTAAAGGCGAAGCGACCGAGCTGTTTGGACTGGTGCGTGGTAATGGCCTGACATCTGCCTTGTCAACAATTGAACAGGGGTTTGGCGACGAGTTGTTTTACCCTAACGTGGCCAGCCGCGCTGCGCATCTGTTGTATTTTCTGATCAAGAACCATGCACTGGCCGATGGCAATAAGCGTTGCGGCTCTTTCCTGTTTCTCTGGTATCTGCGTCGTAACCAGCACTTGCTGGCCCGGCCTGTGGAGCAGTTAATCAATGACAACACCCTGGTAGCATTGGCGTTGCTAGTAGCCGAAAGCCTGCCGGGCCAGAAGACTTTGATGATCCGGCTGATTGAGCACTTTATCCTGTTAAAGGAGCCTCGCAGAGATAAGAATAGTGTCAACCAATCGTCGACAGCATAG
- a CDS encoding glycine betaine/L-proline ABC transporter ATP-binding protein gives MSDSVKISCKHLWQLFGKGTAGFLEQHQYNPSDADLESAGIIAAIRDVSFDVHAGEILVIMGLSGSGKSTLVRCMTRLVKPTSGQVLFDGIDLLQASPASLTDIRRRKMGMVFQNFGLLPHRTVVDNIAFPLEIQNIPKETRLAKARELVATVGLEGREHNFPRELSGGQQQRVGIARSLIGECDVWFLDEPFSALDPLIRREMQDEFVSLQSRLNKSIVFVTHDFDEAVRLGDRIAIMKDGRLAQIGTAEELLMNPANDYVKKFVQHAPRAKLITTRQIMAPAQAGDVSLAESQYVIKSTDVLEKIARRVIEADRALPVVDAAGLLVGQVSREHLARALFQ, from the coding sequence ATGAGCGATTCGGTAAAGATTTCATGCAAGCACCTGTGGCAGCTGTTTGGCAAAGGAACCGCTGGTTTTCTCGAACAACATCAATACAACCCAAGTGACGCCGATCTGGAATCAGCCGGCATAATTGCCGCAATACGCGACGTCAGCTTTGATGTGCATGCCGGTGAAATACTGGTCATCATGGGTTTGAGTGGTTCGGGAAAATCCACGCTGGTGCGTTGCATGACCAGGCTGGTCAAGCCCACGTCCGGGCAGGTACTGTTCGATGGCATTGATCTATTGCAGGCGTCTCCCGCCAGCCTGACAGACATCCGTCGGCGAAAAATGGGCATGGTCTTCCAGAACTTTGGTTTGCTGCCGCACCGTACCGTTGTGGACAACATCGCCTTTCCGCTGGAAATCCAGAACATACCCAAGGAAACTCGCCTGGCCAAGGCGCGCGAGCTGGTTGCCACCGTAGGCCTTGAAGGGCGTGAACATAATTTTCCGCGTGAGTTGTCGGGTGGACAACAGCAACGTGTCGGCATTGCACGCAGCCTGATTGGCGAATGCGACGTCTGGTTTCTGGATGAGCCATTCTCGGCCCTTGATCCGCTAATCAGGCGTGAGATGCAAGACGAGTTTGTAAGTTTGCAGTCCCGGCTGAACAAGTCCATTGTGTTCGTTACCCATGACTTTGACGAGGCGGTGCGATTGGGCGATCGTATCGCCATCATGAAAGATGGCCGTCTTGCACAGATAGGCACAGCAGAAGAGCTGCTGATGAATCCAGCCAATGATTACGTCAAGAAATTCGTGCAGCATGCGCCACGCGCCAAATTGATTACGACACGGCAGATCATGGCGCCAGCACAAGCTGGCGATGTCAGTCTTGCTGAAAGCCAGTATGTGATCAAGAGTACTGATGTCCTTGAAAAGATAGCGCGACGCGTTATTGAAGCTGATCGCGCATTACCGGTCGTTGATGCCGCTGGTTTGCTGGTAGGGCAGGTAAGTCGCGAACATCTTGCAAGGGCGCTGTTCCAATGA
- a CDS encoding VOC family protein: MIHHLDHLVLTTSNETACVDFYVGVLGMTLLSFGEGRKAFSFGQQKINLHVKGSEFEPKAHLPVPGALDLCFIADRPLEEVISVLHKKGAKIIEGPVPRTGATGPIRSIYLRDPDLNLIEISERIVE, encoded by the coding sequence ATGATTCATCACCTTGATCACTTGGTCCTCACCACATCCAACGAAACAGCTTGCGTCGACTTTTATGTCGGCGTGCTGGGCATGACGCTTCTGAGTTTTGGCGAAGGACGAAAAGCATTCAGCTTCGGACAACAAAAAATCAACCTTCATGTCAAAGGCTCAGAGTTCGAACCCAAGGCGCATTTACCGGTGCCGGGCGCACTGGATTTATGTTTTATTGCAGACCGGCCTTTAGAAGAGGTGATTTCAGTACTGCACAAAAAAGGCGCCAAAATCATCGAAGGGCCCGTGCCACGTACCGGCGCCACTGGGCCTATACGCTCAATCTATCTACGCGACCCCGATCTTAATCTGATTGAAATATCCGAACGAATTGTTGAATGA
- a CDS encoding proline/glycine betaine ABC transporter permease: MTHTAIVTNDGLNQTQIRVQPPAGAMGQAHSNAEQSVERHVETTSRPFLYWIAAFAIIAFGQIAVSRFDWVASYPSAWILPIKEWIDSFFEWLVYGIRFFEGTGFEFTPRDLTRGVSALLAYPLGLTESLFFDGFSKDIPPLPWITVVGLAALLGHWLGGWRTALLGAASFVYLAVFGVWQASMQTFSLVLITVPLVFLLGLIAGILMNRSPHFKSVITPLFDVLQSMPPFAYLVPIVVLYGVGNVPAMIATALFAVPPVARCIALGLGGVSKGVIEAGQMMGCTRWQLLWRVQMPAARSALLVGLNQGVMQTLAMIVLAALIGAAGLGSELLTSLQSLRLGEALEQGIAIVVIAVVLDRFSRAYALKKPVYVDPGLSWWRRHPYLSLAIAFLLASVSIASLLPELVLLTDKYGFTTAPYWNAGIDWINLNLYESVQAFRNFTLMEILIPTRNFFQAIPWVTFVAVVALLGYRLGGWTVALIAGLLVLFPAATGLWHQAMTTLYMIGTAAVVCISTGFFIGLLASRTAAWSRFASGVCDFFQTFPSFIYLIPVVMLFKVSDLSAIIAVLLFAVVPMIRYTILGLRGVPTPIIEAATQQGTTRLQRLLKVELPIALPEIMLGVNQVIFMALFMVAITALIGTQDLGAEINSARSGNEIGKALVAGLCIAFMGMAADRLIGAWVRRKKVQLGLTA; the protein is encoded by the coding sequence ATGACACATACTGCAATCGTAACGAATGACGGTCTGAACCAAACGCAGATCAGGGTGCAGCCGCCCGCCGGCGCAATGGGCCAGGCTCATTCAAATGCCGAACAATCAGTTGAGCGGCATGTTGAAACAACCTCTCGACCGTTCTTGTATTGGATCGCGGCATTTGCCATTATTGCATTCGGGCAAATCGCTGTAAGCCGGTTTGACTGGGTCGCGAGCTATCCCTCCGCCTGGATCTTGCCCATCAAAGAATGGATTGATTCATTCTTTGAATGGCTGGTGTATGGAATTCGCTTTTTTGAAGGCACCGGGTTTGAGTTCACCCCACGTGACTTGACTCGCGGCGTATCTGCGCTGTTGGCGTACCCGTTGGGGCTGACCGAGTCGCTATTTTTTGATGGCTTTTCCAAAGATATTCCCCCTTTGCCGTGGATCACGGTGGTGGGCCTTGCCGCGCTCTTGGGGCATTGGCTGGGTGGTTGGCGCACAGCACTGCTTGGTGCTGCTTCGTTTGTTTACTTGGCAGTGTTTGGCGTGTGGCAGGCGTCCATGCAGACTTTTTCTCTTGTCCTCATCACTGTCCCCCTGGTTTTTCTGTTGGGATTGATTGCCGGGATATTGATGAATAGGAGTCCCCATTTCAAGAGCGTGATTACGCCCTTGTTCGATGTGCTGCAGAGCATGCCGCCATTCGCATACCTGGTTCCCATCGTGGTGCTATATGGTGTGGGCAATGTTCCGGCCATGATCGCTACTGCATTGTTTGCGGTACCGCCGGTTGCGCGTTGCATTGCCCTTGGCTTGGGTGGCGTCAGCAAAGGCGTGATTGAGGCGGGGCAGATGATGGGTTGCACACGCTGGCAATTATTGTGGCGCGTGCAAATGCCGGCTGCACGTTCGGCATTATTGGTCGGCCTGAACCAAGGCGTCATGCAAACATTGGCCATGATAGTGTTGGCCGCATTGATCGGGGCCGCAGGTCTGGGAAGCGAATTGTTGACATCACTGCAGTCATTGCGTCTGGGTGAAGCGCTGGAGCAGGGGATTGCAATCGTCGTGATCGCCGTTGTGCTTGATCGCTTTAGCCGTGCTTATGCATTGAAGAAACCAGTGTATGTGGATCCTGGCCTCAGTTGGTGGCGGCGTCATCCGTACCTGTCGCTTGCAATTGCATTTCTGTTGGCCAGCGTGTCGATTGCCAGTCTGCTGCCAGAACTGGTGTTGCTGACCGACAAGTACGGCTTCACCACTGCGCCGTACTGGAATGCCGGCATCGATTGGATCAACTTGAATCTATACGAGTCGGTCCAGGCATTCCGCAATTTCACCCTGATGGAAATCTTGATCCCGACCCGCAACTTCTTCCAGGCAATACCGTGGGTCACTTTCGTTGCCGTTGTGGCTTTGCTGGGCTACAGGCTGGGTGGCTGGACAGTGGCCTTGATTGCCGGTTTACTGGTCTTGTTCCCGGCTGCCACCGGCCTGTGGCACCAAGCCATGACAACGTTGTACATGATAGGGACAGCAGCTGTGGTTTGCATAAGCACGGGGTTCTTCATTGGCCTGCTTGCGTCGCGTACCGCAGCCTGGTCGCGCTTTGCTTCAGGGGTATGCGATTTCTTCCAGACCTTTCCTTCGTTCATCTACCTGATTCCGGTAGTGATGCTGTTTAAGGTCAGTGACTTGTCCGCCATTATTGCCGTGCTGCTGTTCGCCGTGGTGCCGATGATACGCTACACCATACTGGGGCTGCGCGGCGTGCCAACGCCCATCATAGAGGCCGCAACTCAACAGGGCACGACCCGCTTGCAGCGGCTGTTGAAAGTGGAATTGCCCATAGCGCTGCCCGAAATCATGCTGGGTGTGAATCAGGTGATCTTCATGGCTTTGTTCATGGTTGCGATCACCGCCTTGATAGGTACTCAGGATCTGGGCGCGGAAATCAACTCGGCACGTTCCGGCAATGAAATTGGCAAAGCGCTGGTTGCGGGCCTATGTATTGCATTCATGGGGATGGCCGCAGACCGCTTGATCGGTGCGTGGGTCAGACGCAAGAAAGTACAGCTGGGGTTGACAGCCTAG
- a CDS encoding DUF2894 domain-containing protein, whose translation MSKVSMDAPQKRNTDKTAPGPLAELLAYAASQTQSGIADHAAPNDALRKNALNLDPALVDYFRLTWARVSANRLLRRSGEQVPDNAGPLNSSSLAHRSLLLMHELSPGYLQHFLSYVEALSWMEQLNEERSGVKGKAASAIKRKPLRR comes from the coding sequence ATGAGTAAAGTGAGCATGGACGCGCCTCAAAAACGGAATACGGACAAGACAGCCCCAGGGCCTTTGGCCGAACTGCTGGCCTATGCTGCCAGCCAGACGCAGAGCGGAATTGCCGACCATGCTGCTCCAAACGACGCCTTGCGGAAAAATGCGCTCAATCTTGACCCTGCGCTGGTTGATTACTTTAGACTCACCTGGGCCAGGGTGAGTGCCAATCGATTGCTGCGGCGGTCGGGCGAGCAGGTGCCCGATAATGCCGGCCCGCTTAATTCCAGCAGCCTGGCACATCGGTCATTGCTTCTTATGCATGAGTTATCGCCAGGATACCTGCAGCACTTCCTGTCGTACGTCGAGGCCTTGTCATGGATGGAGCAGTTGAATGAAGAGAGGTCGGGAGTCAAGGGCAAGGCTGCCTCTGCAATAAAACGAAAACCCCTCAGGCGTTAG
- a CDS encoding OmpA family protein: MNDELDTGIEPAAPVWAVFGDLMSVLLGAFVLVLVGAIGLQLELSAKLEEEVLHRQEETQRRISLEQALARPLAEGSVTLIDGRIGISGSVLFALNSAQLQAEGHDVLESLVAPLSDYLQSHDQILMVSGFTDDQQVLQGNRRFDDNWDLSAQRALTVTRALIAAGIPSSSVFAAAFGAEQPVASNADEQGRAKNRRVEISPVPSMSAAAALSVAPGVEPADE; the protein is encoded by the coding sequence ATGAACGACGAACTGGACACCGGCATTGAACCTGCTGCACCCGTATGGGCGGTTTTCGGTGATTTGATGTCTGTGCTGCTGGGTGCGTTTGTTCTTGTTCTGGTGGGAGCCATCGGGCTGCAGCTGGAGCTGTCGGCCAAGCTGGAAGAAGAGGTGCTGCATCGTCAGGAAGAAACGCAGCGTCGTATTAGCCTGGAGCAGGCGCTGGCCAGGCCGCTGGCCGAGGGTAGCGTGACCCTCATCGACGGACGCATAGGCATCAGCGGCAGCGTGCTGTTTGCATTGAACTCAGCGCAATTGCAAGCCGAGGGCCACGATGTGCTTGAGTCGCTGGTTGCGCCGCTAAGCGATTATCTTCAGTCCCACGATCAAATCCTGATGGTTAGCGGCTTTACTGATGACCAGCAAGTGCTGCAGGGCAACCGCCGGTTTGACGACAACTGGGATCTGTCGGCCCAGCGTGCCTTGACCGTTACGCGGGCCCTGATTGCTGCAGGTATTCCATCGTCATCGGTATTTGCCGCGGCTTTTGGCGCTGAACAGCCAGTTGCTTCCAATGCCGATGAACAAGGGCGAGCCAAGAACCGGCGGGTGGAGATTTCGCCGGTGCCCAGCATGTCGGCTGCTGCGGCATTATCGGTTGCGCCCGGTGTAGAGCCGGCCGATGAGTAA
- a CDS encoding ABC transporter substrate-binding protein → MKTLNHLSVSILLAAGLISAPVFAATPESSDPIKIVDNNWSSQKVLARVAQQLLEKIGYETKIVPSDSQGQFAAMGLGDLHLQMEIWEGTMHDSFMKEVKAGRMVDLGSHTATTREDWWYPEYMEEICPGLPDWQALNACADKFAAPETAPKGRYLAGPVDWIKHDKEKIEALDLNFTVVNAGSAAALFGELKSAAARKEPIVLFNWSPNWVGAAFPGKFVEFPEHEPACTEDPKWGVNPDKTYDCGSPKGGYLKKGAWSGFEKKWSCGYQLIKNIDFTGPMIDQAAALADVDGLAHDDAATAWIEKNQEQVAAWTPDCAK, encoded by the coding sequence TTGAAAACACTCAACCATCTAAGCGTTAGCATATTGTTGGCCGCAGGTTTGATCAGTGCGCCTGTCTTTGCAGCTACGCCGGAATCAAGTGATCCCATCAAGATCGTGGATAACAACTGGTCGAGCCAGAAAGTGCTTGCGCGCGTCGCGCAGCAGTTGCTTGAAAAGATAGGCTACGAAACAAAGATCGTGCCATCGGACAGCCAGGGGCAATTTGCCGCAATGGGTTTGGGTGATCTCCATTTGCAGATGGAGATATGGGAAGGCACCATGCACGACAGTTTCATGAAAGAGGTGAAGGCTGGTCGGATGGTTGACCTGGGTAGTCATACTGCCACTACGCGTGAGGACTGGTGGTATCCGGAGTACATGGAAGAAATTTGCCCCGGCTTGCCAGATTGGCAAGCGCTTAATGCATGCGCGGATAAATTCGCAGCCCCCGAAACAGCGCCTAAAGGGCGTTATCTGGCAGGCCCTGTCGACTGGATCAAGCATGATAAAGAAAAGATCGAGGCATTGGACCTGAACTTTACCGTGGTTAATGCCGGTTCTGCAGCCGCCTTGTTTGGCGAGTTGAAATCAGCTGCCGCGCGTAAAGAGCCTATCGTCTTGTTCAACTGGTCGCCTAATTGGGTGGGTGCTGCTTTTCCTGGCAAATTCGTTGAATTTCCAGAGCACGAACCGGCTTGCACGGAAGATCCGAAATGGGGCGTCAACCCAGACAAGACCTACGATTGTGGCTCGCCCAAGGGCGGTTATCTGAAGAAGGGTGCATGGTCTGGTTTCGAGAAAAAATGGTCTTGCGGTTATCAATTGATTAAAAACATAGACTTTACCGGACCAATGATTGATCAGGCCGCCGCGCTGGCCGATGTTGACGGACTGGCGCATGACGATGCCGCTACGGCCTGGATCGAAAAGAACCAGGAACAGGTCGCGGCATGGACGCCCGATTGCGCTAAATAG